The following proteins are co-located in the Bombus pascuorum chromosome 3, iyBomPasc1.1, whole genome shotgun sequence genome:
- the LOC132905687 gene encoding nucleosome-remodeling factor subunit NURF301 isoform X4 produces the protein MTGRGSKRRGRPPKSVVMERPKKFQYHLMKKPKYLQNKGSETPNSQPSTPTPSRPSSPVESEESRRSTRTRKSRGARDRHSRKGGHSSSGAYQRRGYNPNVDYHDSEYHYGSDFGDESSEKSEVEEDLLQSDADSSESIEEPDPSSDSDFSLSSYSTTSGTPRKTLLSQQRPPSPEPLWLQNRELPPLNLPKSSDDLLVPKELVMPCLSIYEVLRHFRTLVRLSAFRFEDFCAALMCEDQTNLLAEIHIMLIKALLREEDSQQTHFGPLDQKDSVNVSLYFVDSMTWSEVLRSYVESDKSFDQNILHILSTCEYPFTSVEDRIKVLQFLTDQFLITNPVREDLLHEGTLNGNMHYDDHCRVCHRLGDLLCCETCPAVFHLECVEPPLVDVPTEDWQCSTCKAHKVTGVADCIPDVEKNGSLCRQEHLGFDRHGRKYWFLARRIFVESEDAEVWYYSAPLQLEELMLCLDRNEMEVALYRELSDYKDEIVRQMELTEQITNQYKGNKKSYLEVENSLIQKLQKERQEKQEKEEEEKKEKQRQEAEEMVRRIHEGTDSLEEQLAAVTEQQETKSSEESNAKENTQKLGTENVETDGVDTNLTDGVNKDVKVSISSSSSEEIDEEVLEGEESISKIGKDGKKHTIVTRSKTGSLQPRTFNMDDLKKRSSGQLSKEELEKLDKSLKEEGDGTRLTRQKAHQIASGTHLFKLGMDNNFKSYVNQYSTNPISLNKAQRNEERDKKRHLSHKFSLTQASEFKWVGSLTGTRALLVSTLRQTILQLESSIQSSFMHTNWPLLRKPWTTAVGACVNPRDFARALIVLQACIKSVVFASVWHDQLGHVKLQRVTALEREEKKRQDKKDKKEREDEEERNRLFNFVKYTLGLKHQVWKQKGEEYRVHGQGGWLWVSNSRRHRCFDNSKLGLRIGPQKIMVQIKDQEGLKILALDPPTYDFLIKEYCSSKKEENNMNIKIKEEIKEEESSKDTAIDTSIKQECKEDNIKKEPIEDKQNKTETDTKIEEKTMTKTEPQQIKQETKMNLSFLAGMKIEKVYTPIKEFEEIDIIKALTTNGRLHYPKIAKKTRVDDFLARRTHLKLLEERRLIQTEKSKELLNQSTNHKADGDSEIDIENNEESDTDGVDNSLQNILSGKQPKTMPTSTREMLTVIGKRIQHVKAQYANIMRFSKNTSCYSRYCNMTAPPGKITTTTQSLTSTCYSPICLQKARLKLDLIALLRKANALNNNQSTSNLSIGAIVAQQQTNSKTDGNDEARDAIRKDLESAVASATHCTEETPATNVVKDVASPPIKKIKVESNGKDVSSEHVVTTTTNNIVTTTTVTTTQQTIKSVDGVIQSMQESTSSQNSVTFSSEVKTSAGQKTMIVNRRGRTVQRSTMAKELNADGTERVYSTTSTEGKVYLKKVAISLADRKKKRTPVKYPLCSTFCTKNKHRSILLLPQHELRKLARVGGRIQVQGFHHMAKANMSVWPYPCPRPLFKTCWLYRTVGIKSLAAAALQLRILWACLRWDDMAAKPLSTDGKHQITTDTEIMSLEILKHRHVGQFLDKTQYLRRKVVIPLELPKQVREVTSIRSGLRKRKRPESPQSTEPQVTEEWVDEDKLELWEIKQYGDRLEKANAQIITRSRSGQPQSAVGSNRNAGANSGMSDQLVSGKATPEEIKEKMEQQLRMQRAAHQQKRALETLKSPANSGSPTQVVKVTANSTHDGTVKLVSKVAIPANPNSGTKSQLTSLLTTPAQNKPFISTKRIYMAKSSLGTTKVVSGPTSILPKTQQAGNQQSLIKVSSQAGSIQQIQQRVQIIRGPDGKLQVRGLMPGQQLVQMPDGKLHVLNNSQAITTLAQTGGTTIQTKTATTTTAKVATTANCTTKTSPSKTTTNTTSQVQGVQQSQAQSQQGIQRSSATTVTIATTPTQPTKNAIVVANTGQIVQSAQVISSGGQVISGNQIVVTNANLAQQLATGKAQLTTIGGHQVVIRSTPTGNQIVHLNSTNSGIIVKNTVTPTKQVPVLQSTQSTTTAATGAQSTDATNNSTGSTTSTNETSTTTTTTTNQTSNAPAPGSVEASLLAGQPPGTVIKCVTAQVIQTTQGPRIVLQGLQGADFTPQQLVMVQQQVKQQLLKAQAATGKQGVLGPTKIYLAVQPAPSSQQSIQSSTTANTPATPATKPQTAQQPVVSPPAATEPQTGTESIPELPSTATSSSPEKPKVVVQQVAQPSVTTEEESQKTNVANAIKNALKQENLNPEIEEKLLQLQRYQEKQMKGGVENSASNNQSHTTPTITTPRVPSRKRPAPSNIPTTTSSTNVQSITNDKDTDWAETPRKKPALKQESRETPKVQKIEPIENESTPQKRAAKLKDSQEQRRKQQVHSRMQVLLFRHKELLKKDILKKRALLEKELQIDIQKDLSAELASRTKAERHKQDEVKVGSAKRKANAQMSQQVSPPNRGGRPKKYKAQGSNTTPPGASTAAATNRIKKEKLYCLCRTPYDETKFYVGCDLCNNWFHGDCVGITEEMCKTLSEFVCTECRHARDTQELYCLCKQPYDESQFYICCDKCQDWFHGRCVGILQSEADNIDEYVCPNCQRNSSVNFANMKNLNAKDLDLLKKLIKQIQAHKSAWPFMEPVDPNEAPDYYKVIKEPMDLQTIELRINDRSYKKLSEFIGDMTKIFDNCRYYNPKESPFFKCAESLETYFVHKIKSLREKFSEGK, from the exons ATGACGGGGAGAGGGTCGAAGAGACGGGGCCGACCTCCGAAATCGGTGGTCATGGAAAGGcccaaaaaatttcaataccATCTTATGAAGAAGccgaaatatttgcaaaacaAGGGTTCGGAAACACCAAACTCACAACCAAGTACACCGACACCTTCAAGACCATCATCGCCAGTTGAAAGCGAGGAAAGTAGACGAAGTACACGAACTCGAAAATCTCGAGGAGCCAGAGACAGACATTCACGAAAAGGTGGTCACTCAAGTTCTGGTGCATATCAACGCCGAGGTTACAACCCAAACGTTGACTATCATGATTCTGAATATCATTATGGGTCAGACTTTGGGGATGAGTCCAGTGAAAAAAGTGAAGTTGAAGAGGATCTTTTGCAAAGCGATGCAGACTCATCTGAAAGTATAGAAGAACCTGATCCTTCCAGTGACAGTGACTTTTCCCTCTCCAGTTATAGTACTACTAGTGGCACACCCCGTAAAACACTGCTTAGTCAGCAAAGACCACCAAGTCCAGAACCATTATGGCTCCAAAATAGGGAACTACCGCCGTTAAATTTACCTAAATCATCTGATGATCTATTAGTCCCCAAAGAACTTGTTATGCCATGTTTATCTATTTATGAAGTATTGAGACACTTTCGTACTTTGGTACGTCTTTCAGCCTTTAGGTTTGAAGATTTCTGTGCTGCACTTATGTGCGAAGATCAAACTAATCTATTGGCTGAGATACATATTATGCTCATTAAAGCACTTCTTAGAGAAGAAGATTCTCAGCAAACACATTTTGGTCCTCTAGATCAGAAAGACTCTGTGAATGTTAGCTTATACTTTGTGGATTCTATGACTTGGTCAGAAGtattacgttcttacgtagaaAGTGATAAGTCTTttgatcaaaatattttacatattttatcaaCGTGCGAATATCCTTTTACTTCTGTTGAAGATAGAATCAAGGTGCTACAATTTTTGAcagatcaatttttaattacaaatccAGTAAGAGAAGACCTGCTGCACGAAGGTACACTAAATG gaaatatgCACTATGATGATCACTGTAGAGTATGTCATCGTCTGGGAGATTTATTATGTTGTGAAACTTGCCCAGCAGTGTTTCACTTAGAATGTGTTGAACCTCCATTGGTTGATGTTCCTACTGAAGATTGGCAATGTAGTACATGCAAAGCTCACAAAGTTACAGGAGTTGCTGATTGTATACCTGATGTTGAGAAAAATGGTTCACTATGTCGTCAAGAACATCTAGGATTTGATAGACATGGCAGAAAATATTGGTTTCTTGCAAGGAGAATTTTTGT TGAAAGTGAAGATGCAGAAGTTTGGTATTATAGCGCACCTTTACAACTAGAAGAATTAATGCTTTGTTTAGACCGTAATGAAATGGAAGTTGCACTTTATAGAGAATTGTCAGATTACAAAGATGAAATCGTAAGACAAATGGAACTTACAGAACAGATCACTAATCAGTACAAGGGTAACAAAAAATCATACCTAGAAGTAGAAAACA GTCTTATACAAAAGTTACAAAAAGAACGCCaagagaaacaagaaaaagaagaagaggagaaaaaagaaaaacaaaggcAAGAAGCTGAAGAAATGGTACGCAGAATTCATGAAGGTACAGATTCTCTAGAAGAACAGTTGGCAGCTGTCACTGAACAGCAGGAAACAAAATCGTCAGAAGAATCAAATGCAAAAGAAAATACTCAAAAACTAGGTACAGAAAATGTAGAAACAGATGGTGTAGATACCAATTTAACAGATGGAGTAAATAAAGACGTTAAAGTCAGTATATCATCGTCATCTTCTGAAGAAATTGATGAAGAAGTAttagaaggagaagaaagtaTTTCAAAAATTGGTAAAGATG GAAAAAAACATACTATTGTAACAAGGTCAAAAACAGGATCTTTACAACCTAGGACATTTAATATGGATGATTTAAAGAAACGTAGTAGTGGACAGTTGTCAAaggaagaattagaaaaactagataaaagtttgaaagaGGAGGGAGATGGTACTAGATTAACAAGACAGAAAGCTCATCAAATAGCTTCTGGTACACATCTCTTTAAATTAGGGATGGATAACAACTTCAAATCATATGTAAATCAATACAGTACCAATCCTATTTCTCTGAATAAGGCCCAACGTAACGAAGAACGCGATAAAAAGAGGCATTTGTCACACAAATTTTCGCTTACACAGGCCTCAGAATTCAAATGGGTTGGGAGTTTGACAGGAACGCGAGCTCTCTTAGTAAGCACACTTCGTCAGACAATTCTTCAACTCGAAAGTAGCATTCAATCATCATTTATGCATACTAATTGGCCTCTTTTGCGTAAACCTTGGACTACGGCGGTGGGTGCTTGTGTTAATCCCAGAGATTTTGCACGTGCTCTTATTGTTTTACAAGCATGTATTAAATCAGTAGTGTTTGCTAGTGTATGGCATGATCAACTTGGACACGTGAAATTACAAAGAGTAACAGCCCTTGaacgagaagagaagaagcgCCAGGATAAGAaagataagaaagaaagagaagatgaagaagaacgTAATCGTCTGtttaattttgtcaaatataCTTTAGGTTTGAAACATCAAGTATGGaaacaaaaaggagaagaatatCGAGTACACGGACAAGGCGGATGGCTATGGGTATCTAATAGTCGCCGTCACAGATGTTTTGACAACTCAAAATTGGGTCTTCGAATAGGCCCACAGAAAATTATGGTACAAATTAAAGATCAAgaaggattaaaaatattagctTTAGATCCTCCCACATATgattttttgataaaagaatattgctcttctaaaaaagaagaaaataatatgaatattaaaataaaagaagagatTAAAGAGGAAGAATCATCAAAGGATACAGCAATTGACACATCTATAAAACAAGAGTGCAAAGAAGAcaacataaaaaaagaaccAATTGaagataaacaaaataaaacggaAACAGATacaaaaatcgaagaaaaaacaaTGACAAAAACAGAACCGCAGcagattaaacaggaaacaaaaatgaatttatcat TTTTAGCTGGTATGAAAATCGAGAAAGTTTATACACCTATaaaagaatttgaagaaattgatattattaagGCACTAACGACTAACGGGAGGCTCCATTATCCAAAAATTGCTAAAAAGACTAGGGTCGACGATTTCTTGGCACGTAGAACACATTTAAAACTtttagaagaaagaagattaaTACAGACT GAGAAATCAAAGGAGTTGTTAAATCAATCGACAAATCATAAAGCAGATGGAGATTCCGAAAttgatatagaaaataatgaagaaaGTGATACAGATGGAGTTGATAATTCTTTACAGAATATTCTTAGTGGAAAACAGCCTAAAACTATGCCTACATCAACCAGAGAAATGCTGACTGTAATAGGAAAGCGTATTCAACACGTTAAAGCCCAATATGCCAATATAATGAGATTTAGTAAAAATACTAGTTGTTATTCACGATATTGTAATATGACGGCACCACCAGGAAAGATTACAACTACAACACAAAGTTTAACATCTACCTGTTATTCTCCTATATGTCTTCAAAAAGCAAGACTAAAACTCGACCTAATAGCATTGTTAAGGAAAGCTAATGCTTTAAACAATAATCAATCGACATCAAATTTATCAATTGGAGCAATTGTAGCACAACAACAAACAAATTCAAAGACAGATGGAAATGATGAAGCTAGAGATGCAATCAGGAAAGATTTAGAATCCGCGGTAGCATCTGCAACTCATTGTACAGAAGAAACACCAGCTACAAATGTAGTAAAAGATGTTGCTTCACCtcctatcaaaaaaataaaagttgaatCTAATGGTAAAGATGTCAGTTCAGAACATGTAGTGACCACTACAACTAATAATATAGTTACTACTACGACAGTAACTACAACACAACAGACTATAAAGTCAGTTGATGGCGTTATACAGAGTATGCAGGAAAGTACAAGTTCTCAAAATTCAGTTACATTTTCATCCGAAGTTAAAACAAGTGCAGGACAAAAGACAATGATTGTTAATCGTAGAGGAAGAACAGTACAAAGAAGTACAATGGCAAAGGAGTTAAATGCTGATGGTACAGAAAGAGTGTACTCTACTACTTCAACCGAAGGAAAAGTTTATCTGAAGAAAGTTGCAATCTCTTTGGCTgatagaaaaaagaagcgCACTCCTGTTAAATACCCTTTATGTTCCAcattttgtacaaaaaataaacatcGTAGTATATTGCTACTTCCACAACATGAATTGCGTAAATTGGCTAGGGTTGGTGGACGAATACAAGTTCAAGGTTTTCATCATATGGCCAAg gcAAATATGTCAGTATGGCCATATCCCTGCCCTAGGCCCTTATTTAAGACTTGTTGGTTATATAGAACAGTTGGCATAAAATCACTGGCTGCTGCAGCTCTTCAATTAAGAATATTATGGGCATGTCTTCGTTGGGACGATATGGCTGCAAAACCATTATCTACAGATGGCAAACATCAAATTACAACTGATACAGAAATTATGTCATTAGAAATTCTTAAACACCGTCATGTTGGCcaatttttagataaaacaCAGTACTTACGTAGGAAAGTTGTTATACCTTTGGAACTTCCAAAACAAGTCAGAg AAGTTACATCTATAAGAAGTGGTCTGCGAAAAAGGAAACGACCAGAATCACCACAAAGCACCGAACCACAAGTTACAGAAGAATGGGTTGATGAGGACAAATTGGAGCTATGGGAAATTAAACAATATGGTGATAG GTTAGAGAAGGCTAATGCCCAGATTATTACTAGGAGTCGATCGGGACAACCACAATCCGCGGTTGGTTCTAACCGAAATGCAGGCGCAAATTCTGGTATGAGCGATCAACTTGTTAGTGGTAAAGCAACACCTGAAGAGATTAAAGAAAAGATGGAACAGCAATTGCGCATGCAAAGAGCTGCTCATCAACAAAAGAGAGCATTAGAAACTCTAAAAAGCCCAGCCAATTCTGGTTCGCCTACACAAGTTGTAAAAGTTACAGCTAACTCCACTCATG ATGGCACAGTTAAATTGGTTTCCAAAGTTGCAATACCAGCAAATCCAAACAGTGGGACAAAATCACAACTAACTTCGCTTTTGACAACACCTGCACAGAATAAGCCTTTTATTAGTACAAAGCGTATTTATATGGCGAAAT cATCTCTTGGAACAACAAAAGTTGTTTCTGGACCTACAAGTATTTTACCGAAAACACAGCAAGCTGGAAATCAACAGTCCCTAATTAAAGTTTCCAGTCAAGCAG gTTCTATACAACAAATTCAGCAAAGAGTACAGATTATAAGAGGTCCAGATGGAAAGCTTCAAGTTCGAGGTTTGATGCCTGGCCAACAATTAGTTCAAATGCCGGATGGAAAGCTTCATGTGTTAAATAATAGTCAAGCAATTACTACTCTTGCACAAACTGGTGGAACAACCATACAG ACAAAAACAGCTACAACAACTACAGCTAAAGTGGCTACGACAGCTAATTGTACAACTAAGACTAGTCCATccaaaacaacaacaaataCAACGTCGCAAGTACAAGGTGTTCAGCAATCACAAGCTCAATCTCAGCAAGGAATTCAACGTTCATCAGCAACCACTGTAACTATTGCCACTACACCCACACAACCAACCAAAAATGCTATTGTAGTGGCCAATACTGGACAAATTGTACAAAGTGCACAA GTCATATCTTCTGGTGGACAAGTTATTAGTGGAAATCAAATAGTGGTTACTAATGCTAATTTAGCTCAACAGCTTGCAACGGGTAAAGCTCAATTAACGACAATCGGTGGTCATCAAGTGGTTATTCGTAGCACTCCGACAGGCAATCaaattgtacatttaaatTCAACAAACAGTGgtattattgtaaaaaatactGTAACACCAACTAAACAAg TTCCTGTACTACAATCTACTCAATCAACAACTACAGCAGCAACAGGAGCACAGTCAACTGATGCAACAAATAATAGCACTGGTAGTACTACATCGACGAATGAGACATCAACTACTACTACAACTACAACAAATCAAACTTCCAATGCTCCAGCACCTGGAAGTGTAGAAGCATCTTTATTAGCGGGTCAACCACCTGGAACTGTCATTAAATGCGTTACTGCTCAAGTTATACAAACTACTCAAGGTCCTCGTATAGTTTTACAAGGTTTACAAGGCGCAGATTTTACCCCGCAACAACTTGTAATGGTGCAGCAACAGGTCAAACAACAACTACTTAAAG cCCAAGCTGCAACAGGAAAACAAGGAGTTTTGGGACctactaaaatttatttagctGTTCAACCTGCACCTAGTAGTCAACAATCGATTCAAAGTTCTACAACAGCAAATACACCTGCTACACCAGCAACAAAACCACAAACTGCACAACAACCAGTTGTTTCGCCACCAGCAGCAACTG aACCTCAAACGGGAACTGAAAGCATTCCAGAGCTTCCATCGACAGCAACTTCAAGTTCTCCCGAGAAACCGAAAGTAGTTGTTCAACAAGTTGCACAACCTAGTGTGACTACAGAAGAGGAATCGCAAAAAACAAATGTAGCTAATG CCATCAAGAATGCATTGAAACAAGAAAACCTTAATCctgaaatagaagaaaagcTGTTACAACTACAACGATACCAAGAGAAGCAGATGAAAGGGGGTGTTGAAAATTCAGCAAGCAATAATCAATCTCATACTACGCCTACAATTACGACTCCACGTGTCCCATCTCGTAAAAGACCAGCACCTTCTAACATTCCAACAACGACCTCATCTACGAATGTACAATCAATAACAAATGATAAAGATACAGATTGGGCAGAAACACCTAGAAAGAAGCCCGCATTAAAACAAGAAAGTCGTGAAACTCCAAA AGTACAAAAGATCGAACCAATAGAGAATGAGTCTACCCCACAAAAAAGAGCAGCAAAGCTAAAAGACAGTCAAGAGCAACGAAGAAAGCAACAGGTTCACTCACGAATGCAAGTTTTGTTATTTAGACATAAAGAATTACTTAAAAAGGATATTCTAAAGAAGAGAGCACTGCTTGAAAAAGAATTACAGATAGATATTCag AAAGATTTATCAGCGGAATTAGCTTCGAGAACCAAAGCGGAAAGACACAAACAAGATGAGGTAAAAGTAGGAAGTGCGAAGCGTAAAGCAAATGCTCAAATGTCTCAACAAGTTAGTCCGCCTAATAGAGGTGGAAGGCCAAAGAAGTATAAAGCCCAAGGAAGCAATACTACACCACCGGGTGCTTCAACCGCTGCCGCTACGAATAgaatcaaaaaagaaaagttataTTGTTTATGTAGAACGCCATACGATGAAACGAA ATTTTATGTTGGATGTGATCTGTGTAACAATTGGTTCCACGGAGATTGCGTTGGAATTACAGAAGAAATGTGTAAGACACTTTCTGAGTTTGTTTGTACAGAATGTAGACATGCAAGAGATACACAGGAGTTATATTGTTTATGTAAACAGCCTTATGACGAAtctca attttatatttgctGCGATAAGTGTCAAGATTGGTTTCATGGTCGATGTGTCGGTATTCTACAATCGGAAGCAGACAATATCGATGAATACGTTTGTCCAAATTGTCAACGAAATTCTTCCGTTAACTTTGCTAACATGAAAAATCTTAATGCAAAAGACCTTGATCtcctaaaaaaattaattaagcaAATACAG gCACATAAAAGTGCTTGGCCATTTATGGAGCCAGTAGATCCAAATGAAGCACCAGActattataaagttataaaggaGCCGATGG ATCTGCAAACGATAGAATTGAGGATAAATGACAGATCTTACAAGAAATTAAGTGAATTTATCGGAGATAtgacgaaaatatttgacaattgTCGTTATTATAATCCGAAAGAATCACCTTTCTTTAAGTGTGCAGAATCCTTAGAAACTTATTTTGTTCATAAGATCAAAAGTTTAAGAGAGAAGTTCTCTGAAGGAAAGTAA